The proteins below are encoded in one region of Buttiauxella gaviniae:
- a CDS encoding protein bax, with protein MISTPIRRFGAAILMLLTFSFSTGVLASKHEPKSHKAHLVTKKSTAPKSIAAKSKTTHSKKLAKSKKEYSRNSEIASLPDLRKYPSGTPRKKAFLRTVMPYITSQNAAITADRNWLVSKQYEKRWSPSERTRLKDITKRYKIAWNGNTKRVPWNTLMEKVDIIPTNMVATMAAAESGWGTSKLARSNNNLFGMKCSKRHCNSEPGKVKGYSHYDSVKEGVNAYVTNLNTHPAYNSFRKSRAQLRKADQEVTASNMIHKLKGYSTKGNSYNNYLFAMYQSNQRFMAPN; from the coding sequence ATGATATCAACCCCAATCCGACGATTTGGGGCTGCGATACTTATGTTACTGACCTTCAGTTTTTCAACTGGGGTATTAGCAAGTAAACATGAGCCAAAATCGCATAAAGCCCATTTAGTGACGAAAAAAAGCACTGCTCCAAAAAGCATTGCAGCGAAAAGTAAGACGACACACAGTAAGAAACTGGCAAAGAGTAAAAAAGAGTATTCTCGCAATAGTGAAATTGCATCGCTCCCTGATTTGCGAAAATACCCTTCCGGAACACCTAGAAAAAAAGCGTTTCTCCGGACAGTCATGCCATATATTACTAGTCAAAATGCAGCGATCACTGCTGACCGTAACTGGCTGGTTTCTAAGCAATATGAGAAACGCTGGTCACCGTCAGAGCGTACACGCCTGAAAGATATTACCAAGCGCTATAAAATTGCGTGGAACGGTAATACGAAGCGCGTGCCGTGGAACACGCTGATGGAAAAAGTCGACATCATTCCTACCAACATGGTAGCAACGATGGCCGCAGCCGAAAGTGGCTGGGGTACGTCTAAACTCGCGCGTAGTAATAACAACTTGTTTGGTATGAAATGCAGCAAGCGCCATTGCAACAGCGAGCCAGGCAAAGTAAAAGGCTATTCGCATTATGATTCTGTTAAAGAAGGCGTTAACGCTTACGTAACAAATCTTAATACACATCCAGCCTACAATTCTTTCCGTAAATCACGCGCTCAATTGCGTAAAGCGGATCAAGAAGTGACTGCCAGCAATATGATTCATAAGCTGAAAGGGTATTCCACAAAAGGTAATAGCTATAACAACTACCTATTTGCGATGTATCAATCCAATCAGCGTTTTATGGCACCGAACTAA
- the gbpA gene encoding N-acetylglucosamine-binding protein GbpA, with product MKLRNCVISSIILVSPIYSWAHGYISSPESRVYSCNLNHNSGCGSAQYEPQSLEATSGFPTSGPADGSLASAGHSNFSNMDEQTAGRWAKQPMSAGQHNFVWTHTAPHRTTNWRYYITKQDWSPNQPLSRAAFESKPFCQYEGNGQAPNATVTHSCNVPSRTGYQVIYGVWEIADTSNSFYQVIDVDFGGGSDVVVDQWSKQVGQIQPREDLNTGDKVIARLFNNTTELTSQNITWTVPNATQGKASNWGYNFASQINNTNNTLRAGVKDGAGNISPAYGDNNIYTAANSNLSRVEIEIQQQAPVNVNSFTLSNLNPNYDAARKTLNLKYDVAVKGSLDLTMSVFGSDNSQKAQQKASVTNKTVTYTLPVSNVSPGNYTLVVVAKDAAGTLSQQSQAFSLTDSAASGEYDYVFPQGLANYKAGTRVLQPKDKKVYQCRPLPYAGYCKQWSKSAFGYEPGYGFAWEQAWTLAK from the coding sequence ATGAAATTACGTAATTGCGTTATTTCTTCTATTATATTGGTTTCACCAATATATTCATGGGCACACGGTTATATTTCATCCCCGGAAAGCCGTGTTTATAGCTGCAACTTAAACCATAATTCCGGCTGTGGCTCCGCACAATATGAACCGCAGAGCCTGGAAGCAACGAGCGGATTTCCGACCAGCGGTCCCGCTGACGGCAGCCTCGCCAGCGCCGGGCACAGCAACTTCTCGAACATGGACGAGCAGACCGCTGGCCGTTGGGCAAAACAGCCAATGAGCGCGGGCCAGCATAACTTTGTCTGGACGCATACCGCCCCGCATCGCACCACAAACTGGCGCTACTACATCACCAAACAGGACTGGTCCCCTAACCAGCCGCTCTCCCGCGCAGCCTTTGAAAGCAAGCCGTTCTGCCAGTACGAAGGCAATGGCCAGGCACCGAACGCCACGGTCACACATAGCTGTAACGTCCCTTCCCGTACCGGCTATCAGGTCATTTATGGCGTATGGGAAATCGCAGATACTTCTAACAGCTTCTATCAGGTCATTGACGTCGATTTCGGCGGTGGTAGCGATGTGGTGGTGGATCAGTGGAGTAAACAAGTTGGTCAGATTCAGCCACGCGAAGATCTGAACACCGGTGATAAAGTGATTGCCCGTTTATTCAACAATACGACTGAACTTACCTCTCAAAATATTACCTGGACGGTGCCAAACGCAACGCAGGGAAAAGCCAGCAACTGGGGTTATAATTTCGCCAGCCAAATTAATAATACGAATAATACTTTACGCGCGGGCGTGAAAGATGGTGCGGGAAATATTTCTCCAGCTTATGGAGATAACAATATTTATACCGCTGCAAATAGTAATTTAAGCCGGGTTGAAATTGAGATTCAGCAGCAGGCACCGGTTAATGTGAATAGCTTCACGCTGTCTAACCTCAATCCGAATTATGACGCAGCTCGTAAAACGCTTAATCTGAAATATGATGTGGCGGTGAAGGGATCGTTAGATTTGACGATGAGCGTTTTTGGATCAGATAACAGCCAGAAAGCACAGCAGAAGGCCTCAGTAACAAACAAAACCGTGACCTATACGCTTCCTGTAAGCAATGTCTCGCCGGGGAATTACACGCTGGTAGTCGTAGCAAAAGACGCGGCCGGCACACTGTCACAGCAAAGCCAGGCATTTAGCCTCACTGACAGCGCCGCAAGCGGTGAATATGACTACGTGTTCCCGCAGGGCCTGGCTAACTACAAAGCCGGTACCCGCGTTTTGCAACCTAAGGATAAAAAGGTTTATCAGTGCCGTCCGCTGCCATATGCAGGCTACTGCAAGCAGTGGTCGAAAAGCGCATTTGGCTATGAGCCTGGCTATGGTTTCGCATGGGAACAGGCCTGGACCCTGGCTAAGTAA
- a CDS encoding HoxN/HupN/NixA family nickel/cobalt transporter gives MLLRVLRDNPRAAVLLAALVAANLAAWAWALVSFHHSTALMAASLLAWCYGLRHAVDADHIAAIDNVTRKMMQQGKRPFGIGAWFSLGHSSIVVLASVAIAATAAAFQSDMDWFHDVGGVIGTAVSACFLLAMALVNLIILRGVWRNFRQLKRGESLSAEATDFNGGGVMSWLFRSTFRLIGKSWHMYLVGFLFGLGFDTATEIGVLGISAASASSGMSIWSILVFPALFASGMALIDTLDNVIMVGAYGWAFSKPQRKLYYNMTITGTSVVVALFIGGMEALGLLADKFDLHSGLWKWVDALNENLGNAGFIVVGLFIACWGISMLNYRLKGYDTLPVIH, from the coding sequence ATGTTATTGCGTGTTCTTCGTGACAATCCACGCGCCGCTGTGTTGCTAGCGGCTTTAGTCGCAGCCAATCTTGCCGCGTGGGCATGGGCGCTGGTTTCATTTCACCACAGCACCGCGCTGATGGCGGCGAGTCTGCTGGCCTGGTGTTACGGCCTGCGCCACGCGGTGGATGCCGACCACATTGCAGCGATTGATAACGTGACGCGCAAAATGATGCAGCAGGGGAAACGCCCGTTTGGAATTGGCGCGTGGTTCTCCCTCGGCCATTCCAGCATTGTGGTGCTGGCTTCGGTGGCAATCGCTGCGACAGCCGCCGCTTTTCAAAGTGATATGGATTGGTTCCATGACGTTGGCGGCGTAATCGGCACCGCCGTTTCAGCCTGTTTCCTGCTGGCCATGGCGCTGGTTAACCTGATTATTTTACGTGGCGTATGGCGCAACTTCCGCCAGCTAAAACGCGGCGAATCGCTTTCTGCCGAGGCGACCGATTTCAACGGCGGCGGCGTGATGAGCTGGTTATTCCGCTCCACATTTCGGCTTATCGGCAAAAGCTGGCATATGTATTTGGTCGGTTTTTTATTTGGTTTAGGTTTTGATACCGCAACAGAAATTGGCGTGTTGGGCATTTCTGCCGCCAGCGCATCCAGTGGAATGTCGATTTGGTCGATTCTGGTGTTCCCGGCGCTGTTTGCCAGCGGCATGGCGCTGATTGACACCCTCGACAACGTGATTATGGTTGGCGCGTACGGTTGGGCGTTCAGCAAGCCACAGCGCAAACTCTATTACAACATGACGATTACCGGCACATCCGTTGTGGTGGCGTTGTTTATTGGCGGAATGGAAGCGTTAGGTTTGCTGGCGGATAAATTCGACTTGCATAGCGGCCTGTGGAAATGGGTCGATGCGCTCAATGAAAATCTGGGCAACGCGGGCTTTATCGTGGTTGGGCTGTTTATCGCCTGCTGGGGTATTTCGATGCTGAACTATCGCCTGAAAGGTTATGACACCTTACCCGTTATTCACTGA
- the hypF gene encoding carbamoyltransferase HypF, which yields MVKFNGVILRIRGKVQGVGFRPFVWQLAQQLNLTGDVCNDGAGVVVRLTSNADAFIRLLHANCPPLARIDSIEHATILWDTLPQDFSIRHSASSTMDTQIVPDAATCPDCLRELNDPDDRRYRYPFINCTHCGPRFTIINAMPYDRPNTVMSAFPLCPACEKEYRNPMDRRFHAQPVACPECGPQITWQCGEQILEREEALQAAVAALKAGKTVAIKGLGGFHLAVDARNDAAVSRLRERKHRPTKPLAVMLPDSNALPEDVTAQLHTPAAPIVLMAKSALTELSPFIAPGLNEVGVMLPANPLQHLLMQDFGGPLVMTSGNLNGKPPAIANQQALDELAGIADGWLLHNRDIIQRMDDSVVRASGEVLRRARGFVPDALPLPPGFDALPPIFAVGADLKNTFCLLRGNQAVLSQHLGDLAEEGVEEQWQKARALMCEAYDFKPQLVAVDAHPGYHSTRLGREMNFPVSEVLHHHAHAVACLAEHGWPLDGGDVIALTLDGIGYGENDQLWGGECLRVNYRDCEHLGGLPAVALPGGDLAARQPWRNLLAHCEAFVPAWQQHPETAVVQTQNWQLLATAIARGINAPIASSAGRLFDAAAAALGCIPLQQSYEGEAACCFEALASQSGERSHPVSLPVIAGKLDLATFWQQWLNWHESAPARAWAFHDALAKGFADLARIYARKFALNTIVFSGGVLHNQLMRERFSHHLADFTLLFPTRLPAGDGALALGQALVAAARSTLPSQG from the coding sequence ATTGTGAAATTTAACGGCGTGATACTGCGCATTCGCGGCAAAGTTCAGGGCGTAGGCTTCCGGCCTTTCGTCTGGCAACTGGCACAACAACTCAACCTTACCGGCGACGTATGCAACGACGGCGCGGGGGTGGTGGTGCGCCTGACTTCAAATGCCGATGCGTTTATCCGCCTGCTTCACGCGAACTGCCCGCCGTTGGCACGCATAGACAGCATTGAACACGCAACAATCCTCTGGGATACACTCCCTCAAGATTTCTCCATTCGCCATAGCGCCAGCAGCACGATGGACACGCAAATCGTCCCCGACGCCGCAACCTGCCCGGACTGCCTGCGTGAATTGAACGATCCTGACGATCGCCGCTATCGCTATCCGTTTATCAATTGCACCCACTGCGGCCCACGCTTCACGATCATCAATGCGATGCCGTATGACCGGCCAAACACGGTGATGTCGGCCTTTCCGCTCTGCCCGGCCTGTGAAAAAGAGTATCGCAACCCGATGGACCGGCGTTTTCACGCACAGCCTGTCGCTTGCCCGGAATGCGGGCCGCAAATTACCTGGCAATGTGGCGAGCAGATTCTTGAGCGTGAAGAGGCTTTGCAGGCGGCGGTCGCTGCGTTAAAAGCTGGAAAAACCGTCGCAATAAAAGGGCTGGGCGGGTTCCATCTGGCGGTGGATGCACGTAACGATGCCGCTGTTTCCCGTTTACGTGAACGCAAGCATCGCCCGACCAAACCGCTGGCGGTAATGCTGCCAGACTCAAACGCTTTACCTGAAGATGTAACGGCACAACTCCACACGCCAGCGGCACCGATTGTGCTTATGGCTAAGTCAGCTTTGACGGAATTAAGTCCGTTTATTGCGCCTGGTTTGAACGAAGTCGGCGTGATGCTTCCCGCCAACCCATTACAGCATCTTTTAATGCAGGATTTTGGTGGGCCGTTGGTCATGACCTCCGGAAATTTAAATGGCAAACCGCCTGCGATCGCCAATCAACAAGCGCTCGATGAACTGGCCGGCATTGCCGACGGGTGGCTGCTGCATAACCGCGATATTATTCAGCGCATGGATGACTCGGTGGTACGCGCCAGTGGCGAAGTGCTACGCCGCGCCAGAGGATTTGTACCTGATGCCCTGCCCCTGCCTCCGGGTTTTGATGCGCTACCGCCGATTTTCGCCGTGGGTGCCGACCTGAAAAATACCTTCTGTTTGCTACGCGGAAACCAGGCTGTCCTCAGCCAGCATCTGGGGGATCTCGCTGAAGAGGGCGTTGAAGAGCAGTGGCAAAAAGCACGAGCGCTGATGTGCGAAGCCTACGATTTTAAACCGCAGTTAGTTGCGGTGGATGCACACCCCGGTTACCACAGTACGCGCCTCGGGCGCGAAATGAATTTCCCCGTGAGTGAAGTTTTGCACCACCACGCCCATGCGGTGGCATGCCTTGCTGAACACGGCTGGCCGCTTGACGGCGGCGATGTGATTGCGCTGACGCTGGATGGCATCGGCTATGGCGAGAACGACCAGCTTTGGGGCGGCGAATGCCTGCGGGTGAACTATCGGGATTGCGAACATCTCGGCGGTTTACCTGCGGTGGCGCTACCGGGTGGCGATCTCGCCGCTCGCCAGCCATGGCGTAATTTGCTTGCCCATTGCGAGGCGTTTGTTCCTGCCTGGCAACAGCATCCTGAAACTGCGGTAGTGCAGACACAAAACTGGCAACTGCTGGCGACGGCTATTGCGCGTGGAATTAACGCCCCCATTGCCTCCTCCGCAGGCCGTTTATTTGATGCCGCCGCAGCAGCGCTAGGCTGCATCCCGCTGCAACAAAGCTATGAAGGGGAAGCGGCCTGTTGTTTTGAAGCGCTGGCGTCACAAAGTGGCGAGCGCTCACACCCTGTCTCGCTACCGGTCATCGCAGGCAAACTGGATTTAGCCACGTTCTGGCAGCAATGGTTAAACTGGCATGAAAGCGCCCCTGCCCGCGCCTGGGCATTTCATGATGCGCTGGCTAAGGGCTTCGCCGATTTGGCCCGGATATATGCGCGTAAGTTTGCGCTTAATACCATCGTGTTCAGCGGTGGCGTATTGCATAACCAACTGATGCGCGAGCGATTCTCGCATCACCTCGCAGATTTCACTCTGCTCTTCCCGACACGGTTACCTGCCGGTGACGGTGCCCTTGCATTGGGCCAGGCTCTTGTTGCCGCCGCCCGCTCCACCCTTCCTTCACAAGGATAA
- a CDS encoding alpha-amylase, whose protein sequence is MKTIPLLFLLLPGLAHATWTAPGLPAFKEQNPGLFISDAKLAKGTLPLSLKLDKTCWQPAEAIKLNQVLSLKPCEGDAPVWRLFREGEYRVQIDTRSGTPTLSLSVNSEAQAAPVDVTRQCPKWDGKPLTVDVSKTFPEGSEVRDFYSGATATVTQGNITLMPAANSNGLLLLESTSTQQTAPFSWHNATVYFVLTDRFENGNPQNDNSYGRHKDGMQEIATFHGGDLAGLTQKLDYLQQLGVNALWISSPLEQIHGWVGGGTKGDFPHYAYHGYYTMDWTKLDANMGTEDELRRLVDEAHKRGIRILFDIVMNHAGYATLADMQEYQFGALYLKGDELTKTLGKRWTDWKPGPGQSWHSFNDYINFSDQTAWQNWWGKNWIRTDIGNYDNPGFDDLTMSLAFLPDLKTESTQSAGLPIFYRHKPDTHAKEVADYTVRDYLTHWLSQWVRDYGIDGFRVDTAKHVEKASWQQLKEQSVSALAEWKKANPDKKLDDTPFWMTGESWGHGVMKSDYYASGFDAMINFDYQEQAAKAVDCLANMDLTWQQMATKLQDFNVLSYLSSHDTRLFREGGQRAAELLLLAPGAVQIFYGDETERPFGPTGSDPLQGTRSDMNWGQNVATLSHWQKISQFRARHPAIGAGQQNTLSMKQGYGFSRVSGDDKVMVVWAGEQ, encoded by the coding sequence ATGAAAACAATCCCTCTGCTATTTCTTCTGCTTCCAGGTCTTGCACACGCCACCTGGACGGCTCCCGGTTTGCCAGCGTTTAAAGAGCAAAATCCAGGCTTATTTATTAGTGACGCAAAACTTGCGAAAGGCACGCTTCCGCTAAGTCTCAAATTAGATAAAACCTGCTGGCAGCCGGCAGAGGCTATCAAATTAAATCAGGTGCTTTCGTTAAAACCCTGCGAAGGAGACGCGCCTGTCTGGCGTTTATTCCGTGAAGGTGAGTATCGGGTGCAAATTGATACACGCAGCGGCACTCCTACCCTTAGCCTGAGCGTGAACAGCGAGGCGCAAGCGGCGCCGGTGGATGTGACCCGGCAATGCCCGAAATGGGATGGCAAACCGTTAACCGTAGATGTCAGTAAAACCTTCCCTGAAGGAAGCGAGGTGCGTGATTTCTACAGCGGTGCGACGGCTACGGTCACGCAGGGCAACATTACCCTGATGCCTGCGGCGAACAGCAACGGCCTGTTATTGCTGGAGTCGACCAGCACCCAACAGACAGCTCCGTTTAGCTGGCACAACGCCACGGTCTATTTTGTGCTGACGGACCGCTTCGAAAACGGTAACCCGCAAAACGACAACAGTTATGGTCGCCACAAAGACGGTATGCAAGAGATCGCTACTTTTCACGGCGGTGACCTCGCGGGTTTAACCCAAAAGCTGGACTACCTGCAACAGTTGGGCGTGAATGCTTTATGGATTAGCTCCCCGCTGGAACAAATTCACGGCTGGGTCGGAGGCGGCACGAAAGGGGATTTCCCGCATTACGCCTATCACGGCTACTACACCATGGACTGGACGAAACTCGACGCCAATATGGGCACCGAGGACGAATTGCGCCGGCTTGTGGATGAAGCCCACAAACGCGGCATCCGCATTTTGTTCGACATCGTAATGAACCACGCCGGTTACGCCACGCTTGCGGATATGCAGGAATACCAATTTGGCGCGTTGTATCTCAAAGGGGATGAACTCACTAAAACGCTTGGCAAGCGCTGGACGGACTGGAAACCAGGCCCAGGTCAAAGCTGGCATAGCTTTAATGATTATATCAATTTCAGCGATCAAACCGCGTGGCAAAACTGGTGGGGTAAAAACTGGATTCGCACCGACATTGGCAATTACGACAATCCAGGTTTTGATGATCTAACGATGTCGCTGGCCTTCCTGCCGGATTTAAAAACGGAATCCACCCAATCGGCGGGATTGCCAATTTTTTATCGCCATAAACCTGACACCCACGCCAAAGAGGTTGCAGACTACACCGTGCGAGATTACCTGACCCATTGGCTAAGCCAATGGGTGCGCGATTATGGCATCGATGGATTTAGGGTTGATACCGCAAAACATGTGGAGAAAGCGAGCTGGCAGCAGCTCAAAGAGCAGTCTGTGAGCGCCCTGGCCGAATGGAAAAAAGCCAATCCAGACAAGAAGCTGGATGATACGCCGTTCTGGATGACCGGTGAATCCTGGGGGCACGGTGTGATGAAAAGTGATTATTACGCCAGTGGCTTTGATGCGATGATCAATTTTGATTATCAGGAACAAGCGGCTAAAGCGGTGGATTGCCTGGCGAATATGGATCTCACCTGGCAGCAAATGGCGACCAAATTGCAGGATTTCAACGTTCTTAGCTACCTATCTTCCCATGATACCCGCCTGTTCCGTGAAGGGGGCCAGCGTGCGGCGGAGCTATTACTGTTGGCACCAGGTGCGGTACAGATTTTCTATGGAGATGAGACGGAACGCCCGTTTGGCCCAACCGGTTCTGACCCGCTCCAGGGAACCCGTTCGGATATGAACTGGGGGCAAAACGTAGCAACGCTTTCCCACTGGCAGAAAATTAGCCAATTCCGCGCTCGCCATCCGGCAATAGGCGCGGGTCAGCAGAACACGCTCAGTATGAAGCAGGGCTACGGATTTAGCCGTGTGTCGGGTGATGACAAAGTAATGGTGGTGTGGGCGGGAGAGCAGTAG
- the avtA gene encoding valine--pyruvate transaminase gives MTFSLFGDKFTRHAGITRLMEDLNDGLRTPGAIMLGGGNPAQIPAMNDYFQDLLADMLANGKMADALCNYDGPQGKSELLDALADMLRTELGWDIAPQNIALTNGSQSAFFYLFNLFAGRYADGSTKKVLFPLAPEYIGYADSGLEEDLFVSTRPNIELLPEGQFKYHVDFEHLHIGPDTGMICVSRPTNPTGNVITDEELIKLDALAHQHGIPLVIDNAYGVPFPGIIFSEARPLWNPNIILCMSLSKLGLPGSRCGIIIANEKIISAISNMNGIISLAPGGIGPAMACEMIKRNDLLRLSETVIKPFYYQRVQDTIAIIRRYLSPERCLIHKPEGAIFLWLWFKDLPISTELLYQRLKKRGVLMVPGDYFFPGLDKPWPHTHQCMRMNYVPEPEKIEAGVKILAEEIERAWAEAQ, from the coding sequence ATGACGTTTTCACTTTTCGGCGACAAATTTACCCGCCATGCAGGCATTACCCGCCTGATGGAGGACCTCAACGACGGTCTACGCACGCCTGGAGCGATCATGCTCGGCGGCGGTAATCCTGCGCAAATTCCAGCGATGAATGACTACTTCCAGGATCTCCTGGCCGACATGCTGGCAAACGGGAAAATGGCCGACGCACTCTGCAATTACGACGGCCCGCAGGGGAAAAGTGAGCTACTGGACGCGCTGGCGGATATGCTGCGCACCGAATTAGGTTGGGATATTGCACCACAGAATATTGCACTGACAAACGGCAGTCAGAGCGCGTTTTTCTACTTGTTTAACCTGTTCGCGGGGCGTTACGCGGATGGCAGTACTAAAAAGGTACTTTTCCCACTGGCCCCGGAATACATCGGCTATGCCGATTCTGGCCTTGAAGAAGATCTGTTTGTCTCAACGCGACCGAATATCGAATTGCTGCCGGAAGGCCAGTTCAAGTACCACGTAGATTTTGAGCATCTGCACATTGGCCCGGATACCGGGATGATTTGCGTGTCGCGCCCAACCAACCCGACAGGCAACGTCATCACCGATGAAGAGCTGATTAAGCTCGACGCGCTGGCACATCAGCATGGCATTCCGCTGGTGATTGATAACGCTTATGGCGTCCCGTTCCCGGGCATTATTTTCAGCGAAGCGCGCCCGCTGTGGAATCCGAATATCATTCTTTGCATGAGTCTGTCGAAGCTGGGTTTACCGGGCAGCCGCTGCGGTATCATCATCGCCAATGAAAAAATCATCTCGGCAATCAGCAATATGAACGGGATAATCAGCCTGGCACCGGGTGGTATTGGCCCGGCAATGGCCTGCGAAATGATTAAACGTAATGATTTGCTGCGCCTGTCTGAAACGGTTATCAAACCGTTCTATTACCAGCGTGTTCAGGACACAATTGCGATTATTCGCCGCTATTTATCGCCAGAACGCTGCTTGATCCATAAACCGGAAGGGGCAATTTTCCTCTGGCTATGGTTCAAAGACTTACCGATCTCAACGGAATTGCTCTACCAGCGCCTGAAAAAACGTGGCGTATTGATGGTGCCTGGCGACTACTTCTTCCCGGGCCTTGATAAACCGTGGCCGCACACGCACCAGTGCATGCGTATGAACTACGTGCCGGAGCCGGAAAAAATCGAAGCGGGTGTGAAGATTCTTGCCGAAGAGATTGAACGCGCGTGGGCTGAAGCGCAGTAA
- the xylR gene encoding D-xylose utilization transcriptional activator XylR (D-xylose enhances binding of XylR to the xyl promoter and activates transcription.) codes for MFEKRHRITLLFNANKAYDRQVVEGVGEYLQASQSEWDIFIEEDFRARIDNIKEWLGDGVIADFDDAEIQRLLDGADVPIVGVGGSYHLPEHYPPVHYIATDNHALVESAFLHLKEKGVQRFAFYGLPNSSGKRWAMEREYAFNQLVAKEKYRGVVYQGIETAPENWQHAQNRLADWVQTLPPQTGIIAVTDARARHLLQVCEHLHIPVPEKLCVIGIDNEELTRYLSRVALSSVAQGTRQMGYQAAKLLHRLMDNEPLALQRVLVPPVRVVERRSTDYRSLHDPAVIQAMHYIRNHACKGIKVEQVLDAVGISRSNLEKRFKEEVGETIHAMIHAEKLEKARSLLVSTSLSINEISQMCGYPSLQYFYSVFKKEYDATPKEHRERHSEILV; via the coding sequence ATGTTTGAGAAACGTCACCGCATTACGTTGTTATTCAATGCCAATAAAGCCTACGACCGCCAGGTGGTGGAAGGGGTTGGCGAATATTTGCAGGCATCTCAATCTGAGTGGGATATTTTTATTGAAGAGGATTTTCGCGCCCGTATCGATAACATCAAAGAGTGGCTGGGCGATGGCGTCATTGCCGATTTTGATGACGCCGAAATCCAACGGTTGTTAGATGGGGCTGATGTCCCGATTGTTGGTGTCGGGGGCTCCTATCACTTGCCTGAACACTATCCACCGGTGCATTACATCGCGACCGACAACCACGCGCTGGTGGAAAGCGCCTTTTTACACCTCAAAGAAAAGGGTGTTCAGCGTTTCGCCTTCTACGGTTTACCGAACTCCAGCGGCAAGCGCTGGGCGATGGAGCGGGAATACGCTTTTAACCAACTGGTGGCAAAAGAAAAATACCGCGGCGTGGTTTATCAGGGCATAGAAACGGCACCTGAAAACTGGCAACACGCGCAAAATCGCCTGGCAGACTGGGTGCAAACATTACCTCCGCAAACCGGCATTATTGCCGTGACGGATGCACGCGCACGCCATTTGCTGCAGGTTTGCGAGCATCTGCATATTCCCGTCCCCGAAAAACTTTGTGTGATTGGCATCGATAACGAGGAGCTAACGCGTTATTTATCGCGCGTGGCGCTCTCATCGGTGGCGCAGGGGACAAGGCAGATGGGGTATCAGGCCGCTAAATTACTGCATCGTTTGATGGACAACGAGCCGCTGGCATTGCAGCGTGTTCTGGTGCCACCGGTGCGCGTAGTGGAGCGTCGTTCAACGGACTACCGTTCTTTGCATGATCCGGCGGTGATTCAGGCCATGCACTACATCCGTAATCATGCCTGCAAAGGCATTAAAGTTGAGCAGGTATTGGATGCCGTCGGGATTTCGCGGTCCAATCTGGAGAAGCGTTTTAAAGAGGAAGTTGGTGAGACGATTCACGCGATGATTCATGCCGAAAAACTCGAAAAAGCGCGTAGCCTGCTGGTGTCTACGTCTTTGTCGATTAATGAAATATCGCAGATGTGCGGTTACCCTTCGCTGCAATATTTCTATTCCGTCTTTAAGAAAGAGTATGACGCAACGCCGAAAGAGCACCGCGAGCGGCACAGCGAAATTCTGGTTTAA